The following proteins are co-located in the Solanum pennellii chromosome 8, SPENNV200 genome:
- the LOC107027511 gene encoding phospholipase A1-Igamma1, chloroplastic, translated as MKAIHLALITHLHHHNLDLNKNRIPMVYAYQDVKTSKKSNRLGEKLSNLLNIQKPYQKNDPPPSTHSNLNNIHEDKANTPTMSPKEDISDRWRDIHGVQEWEGLLDPLHPLLRREIIKYGEFAQATYDALDIDSFSEYCGSCMYNSHKLFDKLGLNKNGYRVTKYIYAMSQIDMPQWLERSKLTYTWSKDSNWIGFVAVSDDEESRRIGRRDIIVAWRGTVTPSEWYENMQRKLESIGHMDSKVEHGFLSIYTSKCDSTRYNKSSASQQVMQELKTLVEFSKTKGEQVSLTITGHSLGGALALLNAYESAANFPKLPTSVISFAAPRVGNIAFRDELYQMGVKILRVTVKQDLVPRMPGIVLNESLQKFDDLTGTLEWIYTHVGAELKLDVRSSPYLKRGFNYIGIHMLETYLHLVDGFVSSSSTFRSNAKRDVALVNKACDMLVDELRIPTSWYQFAHKGLECNSYGRWIRPKRDPEDIPSPTREEHL; from the coding sequence ATGAAAGCAATCCACCTCGCCCTTATCACACATCTCCACCATCACAACCTTGACCTAAACAAAAATAGGATTCCCATGGTATATGCCTACCAAGATGTTAAAACCTCAAAGAAATCAAATAGACTTGGTGAAAAATTGTCAAACCTTTTAAACATTCAAAAACCATACCAAAAGAATGATCCTCCTCCTAGTACTCATTCGAATTTGAACAATATTCATGAAGACAAGGCCAATACACCTACCATGTCACCTAAGGAGGACATATCGGATCGATGGCGGGATATTCATGGTGTTCAAGAATGGGAAGGACTTCTTGATCCACTCCACCCTTTGCTTCGTCGAGAAATTATAAAATACGGAGAATTTGCTCAAGCAACTTATGATGCATTAGATATTGACTCATTCTCCGAGTATTGTGGAAGTTGCATGTACAATAGTCATAAATTGTTTGACAAGTTAGGACTTAACAAGAATGGCTACAGAGTTACAAAGTACATCTATGCTATGTCACAAATAGATATGCCCCAATGGCTTGAAAGATCAAAATTGACATACACATGGAGCAAAGATTCAAATTGGATTGGCTTTGTGGCAGTGAGTGATGATGAAGAATCGCGACGAATCGGGAGGAGAGATATTATTGTGGCATGGAGAGGCACAGTGACACCTTCAGAATGGTATGAAAATATGCAGAGGAAATTAGAGTCAATTGGACATATGGACTCAAAAGTAGAACATGGTTTTCTTAGTATTTACACATCTAAGTGTGATTCAACTAGATACAACAAATCCAGTGCCTCACAACAAGTCATGCAAGAATTGAAAACATTGGTAGAGTTTTCCAAAACAAAAGGTGAACAAGTTAGCCTCACAATAACAGGACATAGCCTAGGGGGTGCACTTGCTCTACTAAATGCCTATGAATCAGCAGCAAATTTTCCAAAACTTCCAACTAGTGTTATTTCATTTGCAGCCCCAAGAGTTGGAAATATTGCATTTCGTGATGAGCTTTACCAAATGGGAGTCAAAATTTTACGTGTTACAGTGAAACAAGACTTAGTCCCTCGAATGCCCGGGATAGTTTTGAATGAAAGTCTACAGAAGTTCGACGATCTTACTGGGACATTAGAGTGGATTTACACACATGTTGGTGCTGAATTGAAGCTTGATGTTAGGTCTTCACCTTATCTTAAAAGGGGGTTCAATTATATAGGGATTCATATGCTTGAGACATACCTTCATTTAGTAGATGGTTTTGTGAGTAGTAGTTCAACATTTAGGTCTAATGCTAAAAGGGATGTGGCACTAGTGAACAAGGCATGTGATATGCTTGTAGATGAGTTAAGAATTCCTACTTCTTGGTACCAATTTGCTCACAAGGGGTTAGAGTGTAATTCTTATGGTAGATGGATAAGGCCCAAAAGAGACCCAGAAGATATTCCTTCACCTACTAGGGAAGAACACTTATGA